In the genome of Penaeus vannamei isolate JL-2024 chromosome 26, ASM4276789v1, whole genome shotgun sequence, one region contains:
- the LOC113823309 gene encoding histone acetyltransferase KAT6A isoform X9 encodes MGPKDRDRGGGGGGGGGGGGGGGGGGGGGGGSGSDGSGSPSASSEMWLKRLLTAIAKIKSQKQRPNLERITQTMRQLYTVPPDEVVTNLQAQVDAGNILYIENKGIESYADPKNPPQRTGRVSSRAPTATSRAADLVGKVVRAVQELGSEGSSLKDIAAHLQAQGALNDPDGANLVRHATKRALQRGFLAQNGKLYTLGTLTKHRKSTGRPPVAKALHLDDDDDDDIGLALHDRTLEANAHLQNTTMPICCECLGTENSVEGGFMHCGTCRTSVHPKCLRLDPASSVRLQKQGWQCEDCKPCIVCRKTASEVLGSLIICTTCDEGYHIRCVTPTLEHRPNSPNWCCSHCTKGPRATNNNNRSNTASPTESIQGEGIASNSTLASNRKGRGRSRKGLQETVRSRKYSSSSSSSRSRSASRWRKSESEQQKELPSDSEDSDDPGVNAEVLLSPPTVESKVSMEPLHRPPLPPGVTERDLEMFKKAQEQAVQEMDKNRTTVQERDPFNMSRCPASIDFGQYDIQTWYSAPYPQEYARLTKLFLCEFCLKYMKSVSMLGRHLEKCLWRTPPGTEIYRKDNLSVFEVDGNVSKIYCQNLCLLAKLFLDHKTLYYDVEPFLFYVLTRNDEKGCHLVGYFSKEKLSALKYNVSCIMTMPQYQRQGYGRFLIDFSYLLSKREGQPGTPEKPLSDLGRVSYTAYWKSVILEYLFHLRDKSSFCIQEVVKDKAMYPADVVYTLNILGFFKRNALGQMVVSIDWNMVEEHYQKQLNNPRRLRLDPEALRWSPLVPGHNVSVQQDSDEEEEEKEETKEKKENDSLEISKNDESCKMDDIKVEESEKEPVLADESSKLQEEEEEPEPEPEPEPEPEPEPEPEPEPESEPEPKKVEEEVSQVPPVLLSPSPKKRGRAAKVPDTAEISESVVEAKEREKENINSSVDDIKQTENISSQNKIDDKMSLASKEDAYVFKEEDESDFEPTFRSLHSERRKSHTLKETQCSLERRRGKRRVRGHNEDERLSLEEPQPTEKDFIKDLVSNKRGNLDSMSTPRNSRRVASSSRVNYGEVDTEDSREITEEDNDSSVMIPKSRRETSSRTRKKPEVGESEEDASVVRETSRNKRKAEAQETEETITSHRESSRTRRKQDTSIGDMEKESHNTSAGESERSQRLRNKTLNSSVNSSREGRRRKHSEIEEEEQAPVDTDKNEAQKNKSQQEAEERLTPKHKRARRSDEKDRTISQNHEVVERHTRRNNEVEETSRTRKSKRIEEQPDPVNLRSKKSRLSRNLSSSDAAAAGLRRSLRGVANGPEEEEHENEEDGMDSGDLEMPHLEPMVDLEKHSATPKSNESTRGRRDCAESRYLTKSEQGRNGKVETNQKGEEKITKVEEPAQPAQPSLVKKRGWPKGVPRGPKNSSRGRGRGPGRPASRGRGRSKFQGAQKPAPLDGPDVQESVPENRQSLNDVTDGQHDEVEEPKGVEPKKDDPVPDPAPGESTPAPEKEADGTAALPEAPVENAAKEDSAEKDDNAQKESKSETEVETDSVAPEEVECKDPEKEVVKDCDTNPAPDVFKDSVVGANTESKESGENDAPEKQEDEMEVEKENHDPAKEAVLEKDVAGEVEQELSEADKAVASIMNGTSETIPNGDCLEHETFSNPPPVEEVPEVPECKVGDGRVDEAYQEEVTKAVESIWGGTEERESNLVEDPRPPEIIEEPKISSPSAPIIPSSPIRHTLSPAIPSCSPLHPEGEVSLQSPANSVDHNRSPESSVPHSPIPSTPPHAPAPPSPTTPVPSPLPPDSPLEPPCAPAPVTPTSPGSPASPPSPSSIGSPTPLHSPSSPNSEIPVDHIQPSASPQPLDLEEDQSCHLPSAEEPMPVPETPLLSTVSSHHSPDVQERKSQHCEPVVKELVQDQQQSQSQPQPQPQSQPQPQPQPQPQPQPQPQCLPQAQSESQPQPETHSQPEPQTEKQQTSQLQTQEQGQGDGPGEEEGHASEPRVQAAVPGVPDTLSAAGRQEENLASQMEQTYEPADATKVDNHPTGQEAAHTHDLALEVGEGPKVTSSAGSTPPSSCGSTNTTSVITRQAPTPTPPHQQEVSSMGVYTPDSTTNSVHSMHGYSQGEFDVSQLGIESPTSISSNEMAHSVEAPQQASTPQSYSDCAQVSNQQVQPPTPTHVQPTTPTHVQPSTPTHTQPTTPTPPHIARTTPTPTPILPQPVPQPQPQPQTHSQTQTQPIITQSTSQIIPAIGVVSLPHTQPHQAPTKHQPSKQRHIQPKPPAQPQVQISSSGSRPPSNLGTQLSPQSAMAAMHASSQAHMMSQRMVAGTPHPPSGLSQHHPMSHHPHAAHPPHPPRTPHVTHSHSQMQNFTHHPNYMMGPHQQMLGHHTSMSYLAQPTVTTYAQAHTPAHSSSYMTSVIQSRMGGPQQPPSQNASSSSTSSTQRATHGASSSGVCGPSPSNYHFLNSSPPGPSPTPTPMGSGQHHAGGVQASASSCSIARLQQLTNGIMDIVPQPPCAGVTPPPSHTVTPPPSHTVTPPPAAAAAAAAAQRNMTPPISNLQSQVPLSYKYKSHQAAAAAQMSSNMMAPAMLGYQVNGYRMPGQAGAMSALNPSYLTNPSFMNQQLPMQMMNMHPQAAGQYQDPRTQPQNTMYPPYSYMSPLQLNGTMRR; translated from the exons aaCACCACCATGCCTATTTGCTGCGAGTGCCTGGGTACAGAAAATAGTGTTGAAGGCGGCTTTATGCACTGTGGTACCTGCCGGACCTCAGTCCACCCCAAGTGTTTGCGTCTTGACCCTGCGTCCTCTGTGAGATTACAAAAGCAAGGGTGGCAATGCGAAGACTGCAAACCTTGTATAGTATGTCGGAAGACTGCATCAGAG GTCCTAGGCAGCCTAATTATATGCACAACATGTGATGAGGGCTACCATATAAGATGCGTCACACCCACACTGGAGCACCGGCCAAATTCCCCCAACTGGTGCTGTTCCCATTGTACCAAAGGGCCGCGagccaccaacaacaataatcgtAGCAATACTGCATCACCTACGGAAAGCATCCAGGGTGAGGGCATAGCCAGCAACAGCACCCTGGCTTCCAATAGAAAAGGGCGAGGGAGGTCCCGGAAGGGTCTCCAGGAAACTGTGAGAAGTAGAAAGTACAGCTCCTCATCGTCCAGTTCGCGGTCAAG GTCAGCATCTCGATGGCGTAAAAGTGAGAGTGAGCAGCAGAAGGAGCTACCCAGCGACTCAGAGGACAGTGATG ATCCGGGAGTGAATGCTGAAGTGTTGCTCTCCCCGCCCACAGTGGAGAGTAAAGTCAGTATGGAGCCCCTCCATCGACCACCTTTACCCCCAGGAGTCACTGAGAGAGATTTGGAAATGTTTAAGAAGGCTCAGGAACAGGCAGTGCAG GAAATGGATAAAAATAGAACAACGGTTCAAGAGCGGGACCCCTTCAATATGTCACGGTGTCCAGCCAGCATAGATTTTGGCCAGTATGATATTCAGACATGGTATTCCGCTCCATACCCCCAGGAATATGCACG GTTAACCAAACTGTTCCTTTGTGAATTCTGTCTTAAGTACATGAAAAGTGTCTCTATGTTGGGCCGGCACTTGGAAAAGTGTCTTTGGCGCACTCCACCTGGTACTGAAATCTACCGGAAAGATAATCTTTCTGTCTTTGAG GTGGATGGTAATGTGAGCAAAATATATTGTCAGAATCTGTGCCTATTAGCTAAATTGTTCCTGGATCATAAGACTCTATACTATGATGTAGAACCCTTTCTCTTCTACGTTTTAACTCGCAATGATGAGAAGGGTTGCCATCTTGTTGGATACTTCAGTAAGGAGAAGCTCTCAGCATTAAAATATAATGTGTCATGTATCATGACTATGCCACAGTACCAGCGGCAAGGCTACGGGCGTTTCCTTATTGATTTTA GCTACTTGCTGTCGAAAAGAGAGGGCCAGCCAGGAACACCTGAGAAGCCCCTCTCCGACCTGGGAAGAGTTTCTTACACTGCCTATTGGAAGTCGGTTATCTTGGAGTACCTGTTTCACCTACGGGACAAAAGCTCCTTCTGTATCCAAGAAGTGGTCAAGGACAAAGCCATGTATCCTGCTGATGTTGTGTATACACTGAATATTCTTGGCTTCTTTAAGAGAAATGCATTAGGACA AATGGTAGTTAGCATAGACTGGAATATGGTAGAGGAACACTACCAGAAGCAGCTGAACAACCCCCGGAGATTGCGGCTAGATCCAGAAGCACTCCGCTGGTCACCACTTGTACCTGGGCATAATGTATCCGTGCAACAAGACTCTGATGAG gaggaggaagagaaagaagagacaaaggagaagaaagaaaatgacagtcTGGAGATCAGCAAAAACGATGAATCATGTAAGATGGATGACATCAAGGTGGAGGAATCGGAGAAGGAACCAGTGTTGGCAGATGAAAGCAGCAAactacaagaggaggaggaagagccagAGCCGGAGCCGGAGCCAGAACCTGAGCcggagccagagccagagccagagccggAGCCAGAGTCGGAGCCTGAGCccaagaaagtggaggaggaagtatCCCAAGTGCCTCCTGTGCTGTTGTCACCTTCCCCCAAGAAGCGAGGAAGAGCTGCCAAGGTCCCCGACACAGCCGAGATTTCGGAGTCTGTG GTGGAagccaaagagagggagaaggagaatattaACAGCAGTGTTGATGATATCAAACAGACTGAAAACATTTCCTCACAAAACAAAATTGATGACAAGATGTCATTAGCCTCAAAGGAGGATGCTTATGTTtttaaggaagaggatgagagcgaTTTTGAACCTACCTTCCGAAGCCTCCACAGCGAAAGGAGGAAGTCACATACCCTCAAGGAAACTCAGTGTTCTctggagaggcggagagggaaacGAAGAGTGAGAGGCCACAACGAAGATGAGAGGCTGAGCTTAGAGGAGCCGCAGCCAACAGAAAAAG ATTTTATCAAAGACCTAGTGAGCAACAAGAGAGGCAATCTAGATTCAATGTCTACACCAAGGAACTCAAGGAGAGTGGCATCCAGCTCACGAGTTAACTATGGGGAAGTAGACACTGAAGATTCAAGGGAAATTACAGAGGAAGACAATGATTCCTCAGTCATGATACCAAAGAGCCGGAGGGAAACCTCTAGTAGGACTAGAAAGAAACCTGAAGttggagagagtgaagaagacgCCTCTGTTGTCAGGGAAACatctagaaataaaagaaaagcggAAGCACAAGAAACCGAGGAAACCATCACAAGCCACAGAGAGTCCTCGAGAACTCGGAGAAAGCAAGACACCTCCATAGGGGACATGGAAAAGGAATCTCATAATACATCAGCAGGGGAGTCAGAGCGTTCACAGAGACTCAGGAATAAGACCTTGAACTCCTCTGTCAACAGTAGTAGGGAAGGTCGGAGGAGGAAACACTCCGAGattgaggaggaagagcaagcaCCAGTGGATACTGACAAGAATGAGGCTCAGAAAAATAAGAGCCagcaggaggcagaggagagactAACTCCAAAGCACAAACGAGCGAGAAGGAGTGATGAGAAAGACCGCACAATCAGTCAGAACCATGAAGTTGTTGAGAGACACACGAGAAGAAATAATGAAGTTGAGGAAACATCAAGAACCAGAAAGTCCAAACGCATTGAAGAGCAACCAGATCCGGTCAACCTCAGATCGAAAAAGTCAAGGCTGAGCAGAAACCTCTCCTCCTCAGACGCAGCAGCTGCTGGCTTGAGGAGGAGTCTGCGTGGAGTTGCCAATGGACCAGAAGAGGAAGAacatgagaatgaggaggatgg CATGGACAGCGGAGACCTGGAGATGCCCCACCTGGAGCCCATGGTGGACCTGGAGAAACACTCAGCCACTCCAAAGTCCAACGAG TCAACAAGAGGGAGGCGAGATTGTGCTGAGAGTCGTTATCTCACAAAGTCGGAGCAAGGAAGAAATGGCAAGGTGGAGACCAaccagaagggagaagagaagatcaCCAAGGTGGAAGAGCCTGCCCAGCCTGCCCAGCCTTCCCTCGTCAAGAAGCGAGGCTGGCCCAAGGGAGTGCCTCGTGGGCCCAAGAACTCTAGTCGTGGTCGAGGCCGGGGTCCAGGTAGACCAGCCAGCCGGGGGCGGGGCAGATCCAAG TTTCAGGGAGCGCAAAAGCCTGCTCCACTGGATGGTCCTGATGTGCAAGAGAGCGTACCTGAGAATCGTCAGTCCCTGAATGATGTCACGGACGGACAGCATGATGAAGTTGAAGAGCCGAAGGGGGTTGAACCTAAAAAGGATGACCCAGTTCCAGATCCTGCTCCTGGGGAGAGTACTCCAGCACCAGAGAAAGAGGCTGATGGCACTGCAGCACTCCCAGAAGCCCCTGTGGAAAATGCTGCGAAGGAGGACAGTGCTGAAAAAGATGATAACGCACAGAAGGAAAGTAAGAGTGAGACCGAGGTTGAGACGGACAGTGTTGCGCCGGAGGAAGTGGAATGTAAAGACCCCGAGAAAGAGGTTGTTAAAGATTGTGATACAAATCCCGCTCCGGACGTTTTCAAGGACAGTGTTGTGGGTGCTAATACAGAAAGCAAAGAAAGTGGTGAGAATGATGCACCAGAGAAGcaggaggatgagatggaggtAGAAAAGGAAAACCATGACCCAGCCAAGGAGGCAGTGCTGGAGAAAGAtgtggcaggggaggtggagcaAGAGCTAAGTGAAGCTGACAAAGCTGTTGCCAGCATCATGAATGGCACCAGTGAGACCATACCCAATGGTGATTGTCTGGAACATGAAACTTTTAGCAATCCTCCTCCTGTTGAAGAGGTGCCTGAGGTTCCAGAATGTAAAGTTGGGGATGGTAGGGTGGACGAAGCTTACCAAGAAGAGGTCACAAAAGCCGTAGAGAGCATCTGGGGTGGCACAGAAGAACGAGAATCAAACCTGGTCGAGGATCCTCGGCCACCTGAAATTATAGAGGAGCCCAAAATATCTAGCCCGTCTGCCCCAATCATTCCTTCATCACCCATCCGCCACACTCTTTCTCCTGCCATCCCATCATGTTCTCCTCTCCACCCTGAAGGTGAAGTGTCTCTACAAAGTCCAGCTAATTCTGTTGACCATAATAGATCCCCAGAATCTTCCGTTCCACACTCCCCTATACCGAGCACCCCTCCACATGCCCCTGCACCTCCGTCCCCCACTACACCAGTACCCTCCCCATTGCCACCGGACTCCCCTCTGGAGCCGCCATGTGCCCCAGCTCCTGTCACTCCAACCTCACCAGGATCTCcagcctcccctccttctccctcctctataggatctcccactcctctccattctccatcTTCTCCGAACTCTGAGATTCCAGTAGACCACATTCAACCTTCAGCTTCTCCTCAGCCACTGGATCTGGAGGAAGACCAGTCGTGTCACTTGCCATCTGCTGAAGAACCAATGCCTGTGCCTGAGACACCCTTACTCTCTACAGTTTCTAGTCACCACAGCCCTGATGTCCAGGAGAGAAAAAGTCAGCATTGTGAACCTGTTGTAAAAGAGCTTGTTCAGGATCAACAGCAGTCTCAGTCTCAGCCCCAGCCACAACCTCAGTCCCAACCTCAGCCTCAGCCacaaccacaacctcagccacaacctCAGCCTCAGTGTTTGCCCCAAGCTCAGTCAGAGTCTCAACCACAGCCAGAGACACATTCACAACCAGAgccacagacagaaaaacaacagACATCACAGTTGCAGACCCAAGAACAAGGGCAAGGGGATGGtcctggagaagaagaaggccatGCAAGTGAGCCACGTGTCCAGGCTGCTGTACCTGGAGTTCCGGATACCCTGAGTGCTGCTGGCCGTCAGGAAGAGAACCTGGCATCCCAGATGGAGCAAACATATGAACCTGCTGATGCCACCAAAGTTGATAATCATCCCACGGGACAAGAGGCTGCTCACACCCATGATCTAGCACTGGAAGTTGGAGAGGGGCCAAAGGTGACAAGTTCTGCTGGAAGCACTCCTCCATCCTCTTGTGGGTCTACCAACACTACGTCAGTGATAACAAGGCaggcacccacacccaccccaccacaccaacAGGAAGTTAGTAGTATGGGTGTTTACACACCTGATTCTACAACAAATTCGGTCCACTCAATGCACGGTTATTCACAGGGTGAGTTTGATGTGTCTCAACTTGGAATTGAGTCACCGACTTCTATATCCAGCAATGAGATGGCTCACTCAGTAGAAGCCCCTCAGCAAGCCTCCACACCCCAGAGTTATAGTGACTGTGCACAAGTATCCAACCAGCAGGTCCAGCCCCCAACACCCACACATGTTCAGCCCACAACACCAACTCATGTACAGCCAtcaaccccaacacacacacaacccacaacacCAACCCCACCACACATAGCCCGGACAACACCAACCCCAACTCCAATTTTACCCCAGCCTGTTCCACAGCCCCAGCCTCAACCTCAAACCCATTCGCAGACACAGACGCAACCCATTATTACACAGTCTACTTCTCAGATCATCCCAGCCATTGGTGTAGTATCCCTACCACATACTCAACCACATCAAGCCCCAACAAAACACCAACCTTCAAAACAGAGGCATATTCAGCCAAAACCACCAGCACAACCCCAGGTCCAGATCTCATCTTCAGGATCTCGACCACCTTCAAATCTAGGAACTCAGTTATCACCTCAGTCTGCAATGGCTGCTATGCATGCCTCCAGTCAGGCTCATATGATGTCGCAGCGGATGGTTGCTGGGACACCACACCCGCCCTCAGGCCTGAGTCAGCACCACCCTATGTCCCACCATCCTCATGCTGCAcatcctccacaccctccacgcACACCACATGTAACACATTCACACTCTCAAATGCAGAATTTCACTCATCATCCAAATTACATGATGGGACCACACCAGCAGATGTTGGGTCACCACACTTCCATGAGTTACTTGGCCCAGCCAACTGTAACAACTTATGCCCAAGCTCACACTCCTGCTCACTCCTCGTCTTACATGACTTCTGTTATCCAGTCCCGCATGGGCGGCCCTCAGCAACCTCCCAGTCAAAATGCCTCGTCCTCTTCTACCTCCAGTACTCAACGTGCAACACATGGGGCTAGCTCTTCTGGTGTATGTGGGCCATCACCCAGCAATTATCACTTCCTAAACTCCAGTCCCCCTGGGCCATCCCCAACGCCAACACCCATGGGGAGTGGCCAACATCATGCTGGAGGAGTACAAGCAAGTGCATCATCATGTAGTATAGCACGGTTACAGCAACTCACAAATGGGATAATGGATATTGTTCCTCAACCTCCCTGTGCAGGTGTGACGCCTCCACCCTCTCACACTGTCACACCTCCTCCGTCTCACACAGTAACCCCGCCtcctgcagcagcagcagctgctgcGGCAGCCCAGCGCAACATGACACCTCCCATCTCAAATTTACAATCCCAGGTGCCATTGTCGTATAAGTATAAATCCCACCAAGCAGCAGCTGCAGCACAGATGTCCTCCAACATGATGGCTCCTGCGATGTTGGGATACCAAGTAAATGGATATCGCATGCCTGGCCAAGCGGGGGCAATGTCAGCCCTCAATCCTTCGTACCTGACCAACCCTTCATTTATGAATCAGCAGCTACCAATGCAGATGATGAATATGCACCCGCAGGCCGCGGGCCAGTACCAAGACCCTCGCACCCAGCCCCAGAACACCATGTACCCACCATATTCGTATATGTCCCCACTGCAGCTCAATGGCACCATGCGGCGGTAG